The genomic DNA agaacaccacctaaatGGTTTGAAGAACTTACTATGCTTATTCAAACTTACCACAAGCTCATAATTTAAAAGATCCATGcaccgtttttttttttatttatattattttaaaaattatttcgtAGTTTGGCAACTAATGGGTACAATAAGTTTGGATTCTATAATTTAACTCTATATTTACTGTTTGAGACTATCTTGATAGAAATCGTTATTAGTCGTATTATCTTTAGGATAAAgttatttatatagaaaagaaTGTATAGAAAGCTTTACAGAATAATGAAGTGATCAAATTACTCATTTGATAAATGACCTAAAACACACACTCTATCtcctctgcctctctcttgccTTGCCTTTGCGCCTCGCCCTCGCTGCTTGCCAATTGTCACTACCCGTTACACCTCGGTTGGTTTGGGTAGTCGTCAGTTGCTGGATATTGCAGCGGTGAGGAGGCGAGGCGCAGAGAGGAGGTGAGGTTGCAGCTGTGAGAGGAGGCGAGATGGCGggcgcagagagagagagagaaaggggtgAACAAATCGCGATATATCACGAATcgatattttaatttcaaaatatcattatttattaCACATGTAAAAAGGTTTTATAAATATCTTCTGTACAAATGGTGCGTTCCTTATCTTTAATTTGTTGTTGGAGATTATTTTGTCAATTTCGTACAACTTAATCCCCCTGCTAGGTACAAGGCACGGGACCATTTGTAGGGCTGAACATGACTACTGCATGCACATTTTCTAAAGAAAGTTGTGTTCCCTGTTGAGAGGAATGTAGTTGGTCAAAAGAGCCATAAACGGTGAACGAACAATGTACAGAATAAATTGAGTTAGTTCATTTGCTTAAACTAAGCCGAAGGCGGAAGCTTAGTGCTTGTTTGGCTGAAgtttaaatattgatttttaaaattcttttaagagagCAATCTCAAAATgctgcaatttttaaaaataataaaatattttccccTCCTGcatgcaaaaattaaatattatcataaaaaatataaaaaaagcaAGGGATTGTTCtctttatattcaatttttagttttgaattcattttaagtgtctattttgaaatcgttaaaaatacgttctttttaTCTATAACATTTTtcgtgttttgaaaattttgagcgtatttgtgatgaaaatatctaaaataatattttattattttgagttttctttatattttttttttgtttttgaaaatatgtttttaaaaatatgaaaataaacacattttcactgttttgaaaaattgaaaactgaaaacgccttaaaaataacaaacaaaacaaGGCCTAATTTTGTAAGTTCTCATACTTttactatttcaaaattaaataccaaaaataaagtACTCATATCTAGAATTTACTACTAATCAAGTTGTAATACTAATTATTGAGTAATGGTTAAGTTTcaataaatacactttatttttagataaggaatattgtttttagttctaaaataattttattaattaacaaaatattacaaaatataacacatttattatcaactaataaaattattttaaaattaaaaattattgttatcataatacaataaatatatttgtagaACAGGAGAGGTAAAGCACAACAATGAACAAATGACCTAGTACTAGAAGGCAAATGGCTAACTACTTGTTCAGAGGAGAGTTCACTTTTGTTCGAGGGAACTCAACCCTTTGTTCGAGGGAGAGACCATTAAGCATGAGTTTCTCAAATAAGTAAATGTTGGGCTTGACTAAGTAGCTTAGGGAGTAAAGTAAAAGAAGGATGTAATTGTCTAAGGGAAGCTTCGATGTCTAGGAGAGTGATTATGATACAAAAAATAGTTAGGGGATTCCTTCAACGAgccctttgatgcttaagtcaaataAATGTGATCTTTTATGGTGCTATGCATAAGCAGGTGAAAATTATGAAGACGTAggtaaaacaaacaaacaagctACTTAAGTTGTTTGGGAGAAGTATATAAGGTGTTCCTTCGAAAGAATAAGCAAGTGACTTGTTGTGAGTGCAAATGGAATGTGAAAGGTTGGATTAAAGATCCTCCAAAATGCAAGGTTAAGGGTATTTATACCTCTTCGATACTGGTGAAAGAGATACATGGCACACATGCATGGGGAGTGCAGGTTGCTATCTTGGGCTAAGAATGGATTTGGTCTAATGAGAAATCCCTCCAGAGGAATAGTCTTTCGAGGTAAAAATATCTTGGAGATGGCTTGTCATTGCACGAGACAATAATAGGGCATAGTTATCTGGGGAAAAGCTTTTCTCTTGTTGTTCTTCTTGGGAGAATGACTCgatggaaaatgctatttgtatagaaaCATTCTTATAGAATGCTTATAAGGATGATATATCGTGATATATTTTGTTCATCCCCTTTTCCTTCTCTCCCCCTTTCCTTATCTATTGCCGTTCTTCGCCTCCGCTTGCTCTCGCTGTCGCCTCGCCGCGTCACTGCAACCTTTGACGTCTCGCCCTATTGCCTCATCGCGTCACCTCGACCATTGCCGTCGCCTTGCCGCTGGGGTCGGCAGTGTgagagggagagcgagagagagacagaaggAGAAAGATGGTATTGGGCATTTGGGTCATTTATTGTAAGGGCAAAATGGATATTTTGATTGTCCTGTGAGTGTTTTTATAACACATCTTCTATACAAAAAGCATGACTCATGACTCAATTGGATTTATGCTATGCAATTTTTATACAACGAAGGTGGAGAACTTCTCTTCTTTAGGGAGAGCATATTTTCTCCGAATAAACTATCATGTCCTCAAGAATAGgctacaataaaaataatatattttatttaaaaataagatatatttattaaaacttaGTTATtactcttaaaataataattaacattagcGTTGTccaaaagtataaaaataatagcAACAGTCAGCCACAATTTGGCAACTTAATTTTCCAGAGTTTCTGTTTTGCAAGAAGTAGGTCAACGTATTTAACGGTCACCGCCGCCTTCCTATCCCAAAAAGTCAACTGGTAAGCCACCGGTTCAGTTACCAACTCCAACCAGCAGCTCCTCTCATCGCATATATGCGTGCATGGCTGCcttatatatacctatatatatatatagactgcCATACATGGACATATGCACAAgctcaagctctctctctctgtgatcTGATTGAAGCTGcagattttgattaattatttaattaagatggGTTTAATGGGAATTCGCTGTACCTGGTTTGGCGTGGTTGTGCTGGCAATGAATATCTTCATCATGGCCGAATATTTAAGCTTGGCCCAAGAaacgtcgtcgtcgtcgtcgtgtATAGACCGGCTTCGTCCTTGCTTCCGGTACCTGAACAACGAGGGAGACCCGCCGGATAGTTGCTGCGACCCTCTGAAATGGGTGATAAAATCCGACCCCGAATGCCTGTGCAGCATGATAAGCATCCGGGGCACCCGTCAAGCCGAGCAGGCCGGCATCAACGTCACCCAGGCCCAGCAGCTTCCCGGCCGATGCGGCCAGCACGTCAACCCCATCTCCAGCTGCCTTACAGGTACACACATATAATCAAATCTCGGCCACCGAGTCCAAAGCTCAATTGGAATTAATATTGGTGTTTGTATGTGTGCAGGTTCTAATAATTCCAATTCCGGGAACTCATCAGAGCGGGGTGCTGcgagttcttcttcttcatcatcattaaTGTCGTGTGGAAGGAGCAGAGTGGCCGCCATTTTCATGGCTTTGGCTGTCTCTATCTGCAGGGTGCTCATGATGAACTCTGTATTTGGTTGACCACTAATTGCGCCATTAATATTGCTTATCGACCAATTAATCAAAAGTTGTCGTCTCCAAAATGGAGTTTGTTTGGGAGGTCCTGATGTATTGTTAAAGActcaatttctttttactttctttctttctttgaaatgGACTTTGAtgcctttctttctctttaattaGATTTCGAAAAATATTCAGTTTGATTCAAGAATTTGATTGATTTagacctttttctttctttgaaatgGAGTTTGCTAATTTAGAACAAGTTTTTAAATGAGTGTATATCTAAGTTTgtataaacaaatttatatataagccacaaacATTTGTGTAGAATTTAACTTGTATGAAAATAGAAAGGGAAAAtggatataataaaaaaaatatataaagagagagatatttttataaatataatttttaatataaaaaattataaacatgaACTCcataatgtatttaaataaattttataaaaaaaaaaattgagttatgtttttgaaattacagaaatagtctaaattttttttttcccatttcaaaaacaaaaatatttaaaaaatgtccAAATGGCATCAAGGATACTTTTTCTTGCATCAGAGTATGGGACGCATTAATGTGTCTAAATAGGttgagaattttaaaatttaaattcaatctttttattaaatgaatttaaaaatttaaactcaatctttaataatttttcataaaatatattttatgataataaaCATCTCTTTTCcaagaaaaaaatgtaaaaatatactTCACTTGAGTGAGATCTAAATTAGAAGTTTAGATTTAATTTAGAGATCgatcaaatttataaaaattatatttgaagtGTTGGGTTTAGACTTAAATTAAGCCTGAGGCCCACTTCACTTCACATCTAATATTGGCCATGGGCTCGAACCTAACTTTTTACATGGCACAATCTTAGACACCCATTGGCCTTGAACCTTGATCGAATGATGCAATTATGACTCTTTATTGGTCTCTTAGTGTATTTATATAAGGGCTTAACTTTCTAAGAGTCAAGTACCTCATTAGTTctacattaattattttaagtagTCTCCAATCTAGTGACTGATTTGAGTATTAAAGATTCTATTAGAAGACTAATTCCTACCCTTCTTTTGCAAGTAAAGCAAGATAAGGTTGGGTTAGAGGACTACTAGGAATGCCTTTGGATCAAGAAAAGCCAACCACGAACACAACTATTGAACAGATCAAGTGATGATTGACTTCACGATGtcatcattttaataaataattgtaaatattaaaaaaacaaaataatagcaAACAACAAGGAACCATCAGTTGATTAATTAACGGATGTTGACTGTggttaatatataaaattttacatttttttaatctGCCATTGTAAGTATAGTATGATTAACCaataaactcttttaattaactTATCCCTTAGTCAATTAGTTGACTAGTTATATTCGATATTGTCACAAGAAACCATCCTTAATCAATGCAATCGCAATTTGACagctaaattaaattattttttcttaaataaattattgtattttgttttgggtATTAAATAttgcattaattattatgaTGATGTATGTTGTTATCAGAATGAAATTTGTACCGGGACAACTCAAGATAGAGTAGAACCAAGTAGAAAACAAGATTGGGAGGAGTTTACCATTGTCTGGGAGAGTGAACAGTTGTCAAGAAAGTATTGTAGTTGTTCGAGATAGTGTTTTTTTGCAAGGCAACAACGAGTTAAGATGCACATGAGGGTCTCTCTTA from Diospyros lotus cultivar Yz01 chromosome 4, ASM1463336v1, whole genome shotgun sequence includes the following:
- the LOC127800634 gene encoding non-specific lipid transfer protein GPI-anchored 30-like, producing the protein MGLMGIRCTWFGVVVLAMNIFIMAEYLSLAQETSSSSSCIDRLRPCFRYLNNEGDPPDSCCDPLKWVIKSDPECLCSMISIRGTRQAEQAGINVTQAQQLPGRCGQHVNPISSCLTGSNNSNSGNSSERGAASSSSSSSLMSCGRSRVAAIFMALAVSICRVLMMNSVFG